Sequence from the Suncus etruscus isolate mSunEtr1 chromosome 1, mSunEtr1.pri.cur, whole genome shotgun sequence genome:
GGACAGTGCGTGACCATGAGTCTCCTCAGCCCTGCTGCTCTGCTGTGGCGCCCTGTGGCTGCTCCAAGACGCTGTAGCTGCCCAGGCTCCTGCCAAGGTCCTGCCCCACCGCTTCCTGCTCCAGTGCCTAGAGCAAGTGAAAAAGATCCAGGCCCAGGGCTGGGCACTGCGGGAGCAGCTGGTGAGTGAAGGGAGCTCCGAATCACAGAGTAGTACAGAGTTGCCCCCCACCCCTGGCTGCTGGGACAGAGCAGGAGGGACTGCAGGGCTGAGACCCCTGGCAGGACAGGATGAGGATGGGCAAAGTCTCTGGACATGGGGGTCCAGAGACAGAGACACCCCCTCACTGGGCTTCCTTCCCACCCCCAGTGTGCCTCCTACCAGCTGTGCCATCCCGAAGAGCTGGTGTTGCTTGGACACTCTCTGGGCATTCCCCGGGCTGGGCTGAGCAGCTGCTCCAGTGAGGCCCTGCAGCTGGTGAGTGTGGGCAGGGGTGAGGCTGGGTGTTGGGGCATGGTTACCTGGGTCCCGGGACTCCATACTGGAGGTGAGCTCTCAGCCCTAATGCCCCCCTCTTGTCTCCTCCTTGGTCCCCCAGACAGGCTGCCTGGATGCCCTGCACAGAGGCCTCTTCCTCTACCAAGGCCTCCTGCAGGCCCTGGCGGGCATCACCCCTGAGCTGGCACCCACTGTGAACCTGCTAAAGCTGGATGTGGCTGACTTTGCCACCAACGTGTGGCAGCAGGTGAGCAGAAAGAGATGGCCTCCTTGGACACAGTAGTGTTGGGAGTGCGCCCAGTGGCAGAGCACCACTGCAGCCCAGGACCCTCGTATCTGGTCCTCAGCCCCGGCTGGAGGGCAGGACACAGGTACCCAGGCCTTGAAGACACAAGGACCAGGTTCGAGTCCAGGCCCTGGGCCTTTTTCCCTTGCGGCCCTAATACCAGCTCAGTGGGCCCCATCACTGATCTATCTCTCGTCTTCTCCCACAGATGAAGGGCCTGGGGATGGCCCCTACCGTGCAGCCTACGCTGGGCCTCTTACCGACCTTTACCTCCGCCTTCCAGCGCCGGGCAGGGGGTGTTTTGGTGGCTTCCAGCCTGCAGAACTTTCTGGAACAAGCGTACCAGCTGCTATGTGGCCTGACTGAGTCCTGAGCACCCTCCCAGTCTACCTATTTATctctatttaatatttatgtgtatttaaGCCTATTTAAAGTCATTCTCCTGCCTGCAGCAGAGAGGAAGCTCTGTGCCCCCATCTACTGGAGTGGGTGGGGCACTTAGGTAAATACCAAGTATTCGGTCCTGTGGCTACTCCCTGGCCTGGCTCTGATGGGTCATGGGTAGAAACAGTGACCTCCAGCCTCCGGGGTACCCCCATGGGGCCCCTGGAAGCATTGAAATCTCCTGTGTTGTGGGAGATGCACACCCgtttaatatttaaacaccagTGTCCCCCAGTGGGTCCTGTCCTCTGCTTCTGACTTCCACGTGGCTCCTGTCCACCTAAGTGGCTGACCCTGACCTCCCCCAGGTGAGGTCCAGGGGGACAGTAAGCCCCGTGGAGAGGCCAGAGGCAGGAGACTTGCTTGACCCAGGGGCCCCAGGAATTTACTGGGGCATCTAATTCTCCTAAGTCTGGGTGGGGGAATGGATCATTGTGGCCTCCCACATGGAAGGCATGTGCTTTcctgctgagccacatcctggCCATGGAGGGAGTTTGGGGAGCCAAGAGGCCCACACTGGCCATCCTCCATCCCAGGAAGCGACCCCTGCCCCAGCACCCTACATTCTCACTGTAACTAAGCGTCAGGGTAATAAAGTGCTAATGTCTGTGAATGTCCTTCCTTGAGTCCAGCTGGGGCACCCTGGGTCTGAGTTTGGGGGCCAAGAATTGAATAGGGGGGTAATGGCTGCTCCCTACCTCCCACTTATTTCCATATGTGAGTGCTGGGGAGGGATCCCCAATGCAGAGACAAATGGGCAGGAAAGGGGGCAAAGGGACTAACCCCAGGTGATAGATACAGTGCCCCACTTCCACAGAGGCCCATAGAAAGGGGCCTGGACATAGGGATGACCCCATTACCCACACCCTGCTCTCTGGGGCTCTTGAGTGGAGAAGAGAGTCCAGTCTCACAAGCCCCTTTCTGGATGGGGCTGGGCCTGACCAAAAACAGAATTTACTCCCCACCCTCCCGCCTGGGCCATCTCAGCCAGCTTAGCTGCCAGTTTGCAGTCAGTCAAAGTTGCTTACAACCCTGACCCCTGGTAGCCGGGCCCACCCCATCTCCAacacccctcctccccccagcCTCGTCTCTGCAGCCCAGACAGACAAGGGACAGTACTTGGTGACAGAAGGTCTATACACTAGGAGGTGGCCCAGGGCTCAGGGCAGAGCTGACAAGTGTAGGGACCCACCTCAAACCCTGACAGCACATCATCTGTACCCCCTTGGCTGCACCAAGCCTGCAATGAGATGTCAGGTTATGAGTATTTCTTGGGTGGGGGAACTCCCAACCCACCCGGAAGACAGAGACAGACCCGGACCCACAAAgatctttatttatacaactgTGCTGACGGAGCTTACCTCCTGCGgtacaaaaatagaaaatcatgtCCAGCCCTCAGGTGCCCAGCCCTTAGGAGGGGCTGCTCACACCTCAAGGAAATCATAAAAGAAAGGGGGAGGGGTGATGTGCTGAGTCAGGAGTGGGCCAAGGATCTGGAAGCTGACACCCTTCTGACAGGCGACTCTGagcttttgtctttgggtcatacctggtggtgttcagggctttctcctggctctccactcacggatcattcctgacagtactcaggggaacatatggaatgtcgggattgaacctaggtcagcagcgtgcacgGCAAGCACCCTAGCTGCCGCaccctattgctccagtccccatcGAACAATTTCTGGAGTGCAAAGGGCCGACTGAGGGACCCCTCAGGCTAGATTCCCAGGGCCCCTCCTGTCCCTCAGAGTGCGGCAATGGCCTTGGCAGCCACCTGGCGGCCCAAGGGCAGGCTGAGGTCCGTGATGGCCAGGACCACCTTGGGGCTGGACATGGCCGACACCTTCACCAGCTCTGACACCTGTGGTAGACAGACACACCAGCAGGTGACCGAGCGCTCAGAGGGCGGGGAAGGAGGCTGTCCATCCCTCCTGGTCCCGTGGGGCTCACCGTGGTGAAGGGCATGAACTGCAGGATGCTGCCACGGCCGCCCTGCTCCAGGCACTCCACACACTCCTCCAGGAACCAGCGTGCAAACTGCGTGTGCGGGCCGGCTGTGCGCGCACCCAGGATGGACGAGAGCAGGAGGAACAGGTTGGCTGTGGGTGAGGGAGAGAAGCGGGAGTGGCACAGTGGGGTGCTGAGAGCCCCCAGAAAGAGGGGCCAGGAGCACTGATGCATAAGCCAGGAGACAGAGAAGGGGGTTCAATGAAGAGCAGGGAGGCCACCCAGAAGACCCATCCCCCTGTTGGGGAACACAGGCAGAGGCTCACCCAGGACTCGGTTCAGCGGGTCTCTCATGTTGACCGTGTGGAGCTGGGAGGCTGACAAGGAGCTGTTCATGGGCCGCTCGGCTGGGGGCCAACAGGAGGCAATTATATTGAGCATAGTGCAGGGTGACCCCAGCCATTGCCCTGGCCGCACTTCCAAGGATGTGGGAGGGAATCGGTCCCAGAGTGCACCCCAGGAGCCAGCTGAGTCATTCAGCCACTGGGTCATCCTAACATCTCCATTTATTTGTTGCTGGTTATTTTTTTGAGATTCAGCTATCTACAGGgggaggatcacacccagcggtacttggggaccatgtggtcaAAACTTGGCCTTCTTCATGCAAAGCCTGCCCTCAGCTTATTAAgcactctctggccccctattatcTGCATTTATCAGTCACTTATTTTGGCTtctgtcccccctccccccagcactCTCTGGCTATGATCAGTTCACTCTTGGAAGCTGCTCCTGGTCCTGGAGCCTCTGCAGTACCAGGAAGTGTGAACCAAGAGCTCCAAGTGCACAGCACATGCTCAGTCCCTGAACCATCTCTCTGACATTCTGAGTTCAGAGAGGAAGACCCTAAGGTATGCCTGGCTCAGGCAGGGCTGAGGCCACAGCATCTGTAGGTGGCAGAGCTTCACGCTGCTCAAGCACATCCAGTGTACGGCTCTCCTGAGACCACGAATGGCctcagagaaacttccagactCAGGAGAACTCTGCATGTGGGAAATGAGATGCCCCCAGGGAAGCTTGGCCAAGTGAGGGCAGGAAGTGGGGAAGGAGGAAAGTGACAGGAAGAAAGTGGCActgactgggggccggagagatagcatggaagtaaggcgtttgcctttcatgcaggaggtcatcggttcgaatcccggcgtcccatatggtcccccgtgcctgccaggaacaatttctgagcctggagccaggaataatctctgagcactgccgggtgtgacccaaaaaccacacacacacacaaaaaaaaaaaagaaagtggcacTGAGGAAGTGGAAGGTGGGGAGCCCAAGTGCCAGCCCATGCTGCTCCCAACTGAGCCTAGGGGCACCAGTCAGAGCTATGATTCATGCCCACCGAAGCTGTGGATGACTAAACCTGGGGGTCTAGAGAGAAGTTCTGTCCCTTGGGGGAGACCCACAGCCCACTCA
This genomic interval carries:
- the CSF3 gene encoding granulocyte colony-stimulating factor, giving the protein MGEGLQGRVLASSSLPALTGDLSNPQLGLLQVRTELRWGSQGGRRKSRIQASHQHPVLQPRLPPAPNPLDQGASSLYQFFGRPASQSSMKLTALLLCCGALWLLQDAVAAQAPAKVLPHRFLLQCLEQVKKIQAQGWALREQLCASYQLCHPEELVLLGHSLGIPRAGLSSCSSEALQLTGCLDALHRGLFLYQGLLQALAGITPELAPTVNLLKLDVADFATNVWQQMKGLGMAPTVQPTLGLLPTFTSAFQRRAGGVLVASSLQNFLEQAYQLLCGLTES